One stretch of Streptomyces sp. MMBL 11-1 DNA includes these proteins:
- a CDS encoding MFS transporter yields MPISPAAGPESAPRPAPSRPAAPPRSAPAARPVASRRPLPPARPDRTSAPPSAPLFAVAGGQLVAAPRSAPGSGGAGKRPSANPYLRLLATPGARAFTAGNLIARLPMGMFSVSAVIMIAGSRGSYALAGAVTATGLAATAVVAPFTARLVDRFGQARVAVPATALAVLGSLALVLCVHHDAPAWTLFAAYAATATTPNTGGMSRARWAHLHRGDPAALHTANSFEQAADELCFMLGPVLAATLCGALFPEAGTLVGAVLLMSGVLVFAAQRATEPPVTPRTRAVASPLRTPGVAALLAVFLATGAVFGALEVVSIAHAGGAILALQAAGSCVAGLVYGSLRPARNVRIRLLLCLAGMTALMSLPLLAAAGSASLPVLALCLLVAGAATAPTMVTGMTLVQRSTRPEQLNEGMTLAVTALLGGVAAGAAAGGWLVEHAGTVTGYAAPMSAAALALVIAGAGAGAAASPRTAERAKAATPEGS; encoded by the coding sequence ATGCCGATATCCCCCGCCGCCGGCCCGGAGTCCGCGCCCCGGCCCGCACCGTCCCGCCCTGCCGCCCCTCCCCGGTCCGCCCCGGCCGCCCGCCCGGTCGCCTCCCGCCGGCCCCTCCCGCCTGCCCGCCCGGACCGGACCTCCGCGCCGCCGTCCGCTCCCCTGTTCGCCGTCGCCGGAGGCCAGTTGGTCGCGGCCCCGCGCTCCGCGCCCGGAAGCGGCGGCGCCGGGAAACGGCCGTCGGCCAACCCCTACCTCCGGCTGCTGGCCACGCCGGGGGCCCGGGCGTTCACGGCGGGCAACCTGATCGCCCGGCTGCCGATGGGGATGTTCAGCGTCAGCGCGGTCATCATGATCGCCGGGTCCCGGGGGTCGTACGCCCTGGCCGGGGCCGTCACGGCGACGGGCCTGGCCGCGACGGCGGTCGTCGCGCCCTTCACCGCCCGGCTCGTGGACCGTTTCGGGCAGGCACGCGTCGCGGTCCCCGCCACCGCGCTCGCCGTGCTGGGCTCGCTGGCCCTGGTGCTCTGCGTGCACCACGACGCCCCGGCCTGGACGCTGTTCGCCGCGTACGCCGCGACCGCGACGACCCCGAACACCGGCGGGATGTCGCGGGCCCGCTGGGCCCATCTGCACCGGGGCGACCCGGCGGCCCTGCACACCGCGAACTCCTTCGAACAGGCCGCCGACGAGCTGTGCTTCATGCTGGGCCCGGTGCTGGCCGCGACGCTCTGCGGGGCGCTGTTCCCGGAGGCGGGCACGCTGGTGGGGGCGGTGCTCCTGATGAGCGGCGTCCTGGTCTTCGCCGCCCAGCGCGCCACGGAACCGCCCGTCACCCCCCGTACGAGGGCGGTGGCCTCGCCCCTGCGCACACCGGGGGTGGCCGCGCTGCTGGCGGTCTTCCTCGCCACGGGGGCGGTGTTCGGGGCGCTGGAGGTGGTCTCCATCGCGCATGCCGGGGGCGCGATCCTGGCGCTCCAGGCGGCCGGGTCGTGCGTGGCGGGCCTGGTCTACGGCTCGCTGCGGCCCGCCCGGAACGTCCGCATCAGACTGCTGCTGTGCCTGGCCGGGATGACGGCGCTGATGTCCCTGCCGCTGCTGGCCGCCGCCGGCTCCGCCTCCCTGCCGGTCCTGGCGCTCTGCCTGCTGGTGGCGGGGGCGGCGACCGCGCCGACGATGGTCACGGGCATGACGCTGGTCCAGCGCTCCACGCGCCCGGAGCAGTTGAACGAGGGCATGACGCTCGCGGTGACGGCGCTGCTGGGCGGGGTCGCGGCCGGGGCCGCGGCCGGCGGCTGGCTGGTCGAGCACGCCGGAACGGTCACCGGCTACGCGGCCCCGATGTCCGCGGCGGCCCTCGCCCTGGTCATCGCGGGCGCGGGGGCCGGGGCGGCCGCTTCGCCCCGCACCGCGGAACGGGCCAAGGCAGCCACCCCGGAGGGGAGTTGA
- a CDS encoding LysR family transcriptional regulator, which produces MPSADTDPRLLRAFLAVADELHFTRAAARLFVAQQALSRDIRRLERRLGVELFVRTTRQVTLTPDGERLLAPARRVLDAHAELAGVFSGAPARPLLVDLNSDGTAAARVLARARELLPECELMARFESGLTWAAAEILAGRLDASFGRVAGLAPAVRAGLSVHPVRYEPMALMLPVSHPLAAREAVALAELSGETVYAGAGNERTREWTDLAALLFAEWGVTMAPPVPLAVGVAEFQRVMSKGGHPVLAVVGFPPLPGTVVRPLVDPVPLSPLALVWRKGLNHPGVDALRNAADRLALAEGWMVPPAGSWLPEGDRSLMRNRS; this is translated from the coding sequence GTGCCTTCCGCCGACACCGACCCCCGTCTCCTGCGCGCCTTCCTCGCCGTCGCCGACGAACTGCACTTCACCCGCGCCGCCGCCCGTCTCTTCGTCGCGCAGCAGGCGCTGAGCCGGGACATCCGGCGGCTGGAGCGCCGGCTGGGCGTCGAGCTGTTCGTCCGCACGACCCGGCAGGTCACGCTCACCCCGGACGGCGAACGCCTGCTGGCGCCCGCCCGCCGGGTCCTCGACGCGCACGCCGAACTGGCCGGGGTCTTCAGCGGTGCGCCCGCCCGGCCGCTGCTCGTCGACCTGAACAGCGACGGGACGGCCGCCGCCCGGGTGCTGGCGCGGGCCCGCGAACTGCTGCCGGAGTGCGAGCTGATGGCCCGCTTCGAGTCCGGTCTCACCTGGGCCGCCGCCGAGATCCTGGCCGGCCGGCTCGACGCCTCCTTCGGCCGGGTCGCCGGGCTGGCCCCTGCGGTGCGCGCGGGGCTCTCCGTGCACCCCGTGCGGTACGAGCCGATGGCCCTGATGCTGCCCGTCTCCCACCCCCTCGCCGCGCGGGAGGCCGTCGCCCTGGCGGAGCTGTCCGGGGAGACCGTCTACGCGGGCGCCGGCAACGAGCGGACCCGGGAGTGGACCGACCTCGCCGCGCTGTTGTTCGCCGAGTGGGGCGTCACCATGGCCCCGCCCGTTCCGCTGGCCGTGGGGGTGGCCGAATTCCAGCGGGTCATGTCGAAGGGGGGACACCCCGTGCTCGCCGTCGTCGGCTTTCCGCCGCTGCCCGGAACGGTGGTGCGGCCTCTCGTCGACCCCGTTCCGCTCTCGCCGCTGGCACTGGTCTGGCGCAAGGGCCTGAACCATCCCGGCGTGGACGCGTTGCGGAACGCCGCCGACCGGTTGGCGCTTGCCGAGGGGTGGATGGTTCCCCCGGCCGGCTCATGGCTTCCCGAGGGCGACCGGTCACTGATGCGCAACCGTTCCTGA
- a CDS encoding serine/threonine protein kinase: MATTTGGLRVGPDATPDRYRLRRSIGRGGEAVLYLADLELSGEAEPVVVKVLDTRATMTAEGFARISAAWSDQAELLRFVHRVGVIGVREHFEGPPPHPPGQAGESTGRCLYLVMNHVEGLDLRDWRAERTLETPAERREAVRCLEQLAEVLDRLHSGAATPSGRVVVHGDLSPGNVMVDSDGQATLVDFGLSKLAPEHRTTEVWFTPGFAAPEVHEGVRSPAADRYAFGAIAYFLLSGETPPTAPEQLRERFTALPEVAGLPPERQAALLALYDADPGRRPESLTGWVRQLRPAVVTTTSRARTVTAPPPPTSPPPGAVPPGAAPSARPHYVAPQPPPAPPSAQPPVTAPDTRRPRPKYLLPLGAAAAVALLVTGGVLGSQLASGDGGDTASGKRPEATSTVTESPTTEPSPEPSAPSDAPGTPTPDASGTPDADSSPTHVDPQPQSLTALTPVDGIDFATEPVVLNTRSFDTALSVSLPCMGRHSTEYNLGRAWSTLRFTGGMSDSSPQSQGKVTLLGDGKILASGTLSLGKERAFEVPVTDVLRLRITVDKVSGQCGRRSRAALADPVLEP, from the coding sequence ATGGCGACCACGACCGGAGGTCTGCGCGTCGGACCGGACGCGACCCCGGACCGCTACCGGCTGCGGCGGTCCATCGGGCGCGGCGGGGAGGCGGTCCTCTACCTCGCGGACCTGGAGCTGTCCGGGGAGGCCGAGCCCGTCGTGGTGAAGGTCCTGGACACCCGCGCCACCATGACGGCCGAGGGCTTCGCCCGGATCAGCGCCGCGTGGAGCGACCAGGCGGAGCTGCTCCGCTTCGTGCACCGGGTCGGCGTGATCGGCGTACGCGAGCACTTCGAGGGCCCGCCCCCGCACCCCCCGGGCCAGGCCGGGGAGAGCACCGGCCGCTGTCTCTACCTGGTGATGAACCACGTGGAGGGCCTGGACCTGCGGGACTGGCGGGCCGAACGCACCCTGGAGACCCCCGCCGAGCGGCGCGAGGCCGTCCGCTGCCTGGAGCAGCTGGCCGAGGTGCTGGACCGGCTCCACTCGGGCGCCGCCACCCCGTCGGGCCGCGTGGTGGTGCACGGCGACCTCTCGCCCGGCAATGTGATGGTCGACTCCGACGGGCAGGCCACCCTGGTGGACTTCGGGCTGAGCAAGCTCGCCCCCGAACACCGCACGACCGAGGTCTGGTTCACCCCCGGGTTCGCCGCACCGGAGGTGCACGAGGGCGTACGGTCCCCGGCCGCCGACCGGTACGCGTTCGGTGCCATCGCCTACTTCCTGCTCAGCGGCGAGACCCCGCCCACGGCCCCGGAGCAGCTGCGCGAACGGTTCACCGCGCTGCCGGAGGTGGCCGGGCTGCCGCCCGAGCGGCAGGCCGCCCTGCTCGCGCTGTACGACGCCGACCCCGGCCGCCGCCCGGAGTCCCTGACCGGCTGGGTGCGGCAGCTCCGCCCCGCGGTGGTCACGACGACGTCCCGCGCCCGCACCGTCACGGCCCCTCCCCCGCCCACGTCCCCGCCGCCGGGAGCGGTCCCGCCCGGGGCCGCTCCCTCCGCGCGCCCGCACTACGTTGCGCCGCAGCCACCGCCGGCGCCCCCGTCGGCCCAGCCGCCCGTGACAGCGCCGGACACGAGGCGCCCCCGCCCGAAGTACCTGCTGCCGCTGGGTGCGGCGGCGGCCGTGGCCCTGCTGGTGACCGGCGGAGTCCTGGGCTCCCAGTTGGCCTCGGGCGACGGCGGGGACACCGCGTCCGGCAAGCGCCCGGAGGCGACCAGCACGGTCACGGAGAGCCCCACGACGGAGCCGAGCCCGGAGCCCAGCGCTCCGTCGGACGCGCCCGGGACGCCGACACCCGACGCTTCCGGCACCCCGGATGCCGACAGCTCACCCACGCACGTAGACCCGCAACCTCAGTCACTGACCGCGCTGACGCCGGTCGACGGCATCGATTTCGCCACGGAGCCGGTCGTCCTGAACACCCGGAGCTTCGACACCGCGCTCAGCGTGAGCCTGCCCTGCATGGGAAGGCACTCCACCGAGTACAACCTGGGGCGCGCCTGGTCCACCCTCCGCTTCACCGGCGGCATGTCGGACAGCTCGCCCCAGTCCCAGGGCAAAGTGACCCTCCTGGGCGACGGCAAGATCCTGGCCTCCGGAACACTGTCCCTGGGCAAGGAGCGGGCGTTCGAGGTCCCGGTCACGGACGTGCTGCGGCTGCGCATCACGGTGGACAAGGTCTCGGGCCAGTGCGGTCGCAGAAGCCGGGCCGCCCTCGCCGATCCTGTACTGGAGCCCTGA